The following DNA comes from Anopheles coustani chromosome 2, idAnoCousDA_361_x.2, whole genome shotgun sequence.
GTGGaacttttctattttaatccTTTGTTTTGCCTAAAAGGTGCTTTTAACTATCTGAAATGATATCTAATTACCTAATCAATATATTGCAATGAAAAACGGAAATTCAATAAACCAAGGTGGGATTCTGTTATGATGAACTGTAATGCAAAGAAACTATATGCATCAATATCCTATAGACATGTTAGCACAGGGAGCGGAATAAATATTGGAGCCATCAATGAACAGTAAAAATTAGCTTTAATTTTACAACTGCATGAAATTTAGTTCCTGTTAGTTGCCAATATCTTTCTTTTGTGAAGTGCTTATGGaagatttttttgtattttgtatcCTTATTTTTACAGTGTACGTATAATGGTTCAAGACCCCTGGACTGTTTTATAATTGGGAACATTGAAATTGCTTTCTGAAATTGGACCACAAAAGTTCTAGTATATTTACCCCTGCACAATCACCAATGTCGAATCGTCCCGTTGCTGGAAGTAGTAAGAAGCTTTAGTTcgtaagaaaacaaatgtagCATTGTGGTAAGTAAGCGCAAAAGTACCACTTTACGTGGCGTAATTGTGTCGTCACATATTTTCTTCATCCCCTGTACGCTACAGTTCCGCAAATGTACCACACAATCTCCCTTCGTATTAGGTCGTTAAATGATTGAATTTCAGTACGAAAAAGGCCTAACACCCGTTGGTTCCATTATATAGAGCCGCGatagttaaaattaaaaacgtccTCTGAACACAGGAGAGAAGGCTTGCTAGCAATATCAAAGTAGGCACTCCTAGACACAGAGAATGTCATGTTATGACAGTAAGTGTAAGAAAGCTCCCCCACCTTTTTGGTGGATGGAGTTTTAGCTTCGGTGCCAAGATACGTAATAGTAACGAGGACTGACAGGCTAAATGGTGGCCACTGAAAACACGAACAGAAACTCATCGGCAGTAGATCCTACAGCCATTGTTATCGCCACAACTTTACCTATGCGCGCTTAGCGCGCTCTTCCGTGGCTGATACGAATTTACAAATGCTTTAACCTTCTTCATGCTCGATGTCCATTTTTGGCGGGTATGAACAACGAAATGGTGGATCTATCCATCGCATGATATCGTGTGTAGCtaagttttcgtttcgttaattttttgtttttcttgtgccCTTTTCTAGGACTAAACACTGACAtctgtgtttttcttgttccttCCTACATCAATCGTATTCTCCGCAAAATTTGGTTTCTTTCTATACACTAATGAGCTCCACATACCAGATGTGCCTGTATATTAATGTTAtcagttgtttttgttggtgtTCGATTTCTGactgtaattttttttatagtcgCCGGTTTGGTCGACGTTTACTGCTTCCTGCCTGGTTTTCCGTTGATTTGATGCTTTCCACCCCACCGTTTTCCACACTTTCCGATGCACCATTCCCAGAAGAAGAACCTTTCCAGCGCGTTTGCCCGTACTTGAGGCGCAACTCTTCGTGCAGCTTATCACGCAGCAATGCGCTGCCGGTGTCTGCCTCGAGGAATGGCGGTGCCAACCCTTGCGCCACACGCTCATTGATAGGTATTAGCCGCCGGCGGCTGGATTCGTACAGCTCGAGATTAAGTGGTGAGCGACGGGAACGTTTTCTGGTTTTCACTGGTAGGACGGGCTTTTCTTCTCCCTCGGGCATCACCCGTCCGGTGTCCTTGTTCACGCTCGTTGCCGAGTTTGACGATGCTCCCGCGTCTACCGTGTCCTGTCCGGCCGATAGCTTCCCGTTGAACGTGTCGCACTTGAACACGGCGACGATGCTCTCcttgctgttgttttttcccgaGTAGGTGTCAAATTTGGACGCTTCCTTCGAAACCCCGCCACCCTTGCCAAACGTTTCGAAATGGTGCGAAAGATCTGGTGGCGAACTGGTTGCCGCATCTCGACTGAGCCGTCTTCCGATGGTCCCAAGCCGCTCGCTGATGATGCTGTCCGTGCTGAACCGGCGCACGTTCAACGATGACGCAAAGGACGAACTCTTGCTGGCGCTGGCATTGGCGTCTCGCTTGCCGAACCCGAACCCGGCCCGCAACCGTTGGCCAGGGCTGGCCCGGCGGCTGGCAGAAGCAGACACCGACAGTCGCCCACCACCGACCGGATGTGCCTCCGGCAGTAACGCCTGCGAAGTGCTCTCCGATGTCGCCGATAGGGACGCATCCACGTCAACGTCCGTGTCCAGCTGCACCCTGTTGAGTTTGATGTTTCTACGTTCGTTTAAAGCACACGCATAAAACACACTGACCACGTGGATAAGGGCAAACCGAAGGGTGGACTTACCTGCGTATCTCCTGGATCATCTCGAAGAACTGGGCCTTGCTCTTGCGCCGTCGCCTCTGCTCATCCTCCTTCTGGGTCAAAGGGAAAAGTGTGTTAATTGTTGCCACTAATACTGGCATTCGTTTCGTGAAGCCATGGCATATGGGTTGCTCGAATAGCAGATGTAAAGTTTACAACTCaaatacaaaaacataaaaattttgCAAGTTTAGATACATTGAAGGGAATCCGTTTTCACACTTGAaagattttgaaataaatttgaagaCAATTTGGATCTTTGATTCTCAATGTTAGAATCGTTTTGCATAAGATACATATCTTTTTTGCATAGAATAACATCTTGCAATCatccatttttttcgtttatgcAGAGCTTCACTTCTAAGGTCCTTCTTTTTCGCccagcaacgaaaaaaaatgtttaaagtttttaaatatccaacaaatatcaaaaacaCCATAAGCAATACATTACCCGTTTGACGCTCTTCTGGAACAAGCTGGTAATTTGGCCTTGACGTATCGTGTGCACCAACTCCTTCGCCGCGTGATGCGGTGAGACCAGCTCGACGCAATTGATGAACCGGTACAGCTTCTGGCTGAAGAACATGATATTGCGGCTCTTCCAGATCGTGTCTTTCGGCTGATGGCGTAGTATCGGCAGCGTATACTTGTAGAACACGTGCTCGATGATTAGTATCAGTACGCCGAGCACCATGCCGACACCgagcaacaaaaacacaccggCTACCGCCGTCACACCGAGCGGTTTCGGTTGTGCCATCTCGCGGTCCAGCCGAAAGCAGGGTAGATCTCCATACCATTTCGCGGTGAGTATGTCCAGATAGCCGTCGTGGGAGTACTTGGATATAAGGGCGGACATAGTTTTCTTCAGCGGGAAGCTAGTGAAACCCGAAGATATTGTTATAAGATCGGTTTTAAACGTTATTATGAAGCAGGTTTAACTTACCCCTTGGACATTCCTATGGCATACGAATCTTCAATATAATTATCACCTATCCGCTGTAAGGAACAGCTTTGGTCCGTCCCGCGATAGTAATCCAATATAGGAGTATCACACATGAGTAAGTCGATGGTACCATTTCTAATGAGGGGCAAAACAAAGAGATTTGGTATTTCGATATCCAAGAAGTGGGTATTTTACATCCATACTTCAAACGTTGTATGCCTTCGTCGATGCTTTGtagttgatattttttcatgtGTTCCCAGAGTCGCTTATCGTTCTGCTGGACGTACGATTCTGCTGCGGTAGCGATTGGCGAACCAACACGTTGCGTTAACATCTGACAAAGTTATGTATGAATTAAGAAGCAGAAGTAGTAaagtttcatctccaagcatcatGAGGATCACACACTGTCTACACATACGTACCGACATTTCGTAGTACTTTCCCTCGTTGTGGAACAATAGGCCCGCTATGAGTGCCGCGATGTTGGCAGTGTAGGACGCAATAAAGATGACGCTGAAGCCACCCCACACGTTGATGAGAAATTTGTTGGGCCACGATTTCGGCGCCTTGAAGGCGACCAAGTGTCCGCAAAGTAGACCCCACATGACCCAAAGCGCTGTTACGTGAGACATATTAAGATTTTTAGCATATCATTAGAACAGTATTGAAATGTGTAGTATAAAGAATCTGGATAAACCGTACCGGAGGACATGCTAAAGTTCTTGCTCCGTTGCCTCCCCCAAGGGTTCAAGCCGAACGGACTCAACCACTCGTAGATCGCAACTGCAACGGCCGTGACGTTCAGCGAGGTAAAGATGGCTATCCAAAGTTCCGGCGAGAAGGGTAGCAAAAACGCCAGCAGTGGTATGTCGGTGGACGTTTCTGGTGCAGCCAGCAATGATACTCCCCCATGGAAGTATGGTATAGTAAAGTCGATAACCTCCGAGCGGGCCCTGAGATGAAACAAAAGCAAGCGAGTTAATAGATAACATAGTATCTTACATAGTATGTATGCCTACGGGGGTCCCGAAATACATACTTTGAGACGCTCAATGGAGCAAACGATAGATCAGCCGTCCCAGACATGAGGTCCCCGATAACACCGTTCCACTGTTGTCGAGTCCGAACCGGTGGAGCGGTAGAGAACTCAAACGGATAGTAGGATATCTCATCCCTACTGGCGTTTGCAGCAGCTTGTGCCTGTTTCAGTTTCGATCCACGCTTTAAACTTCTTCCCGATTGCGCTGGGAAGGGCAGgaatattattatttacttGATAGAACATTAAGGTTCTAGCTAAGCTTACTATGATTTTTACAATATATTTTACTAACTAAGCCTGCTATATTTAATACCAGATTCTTCGTTTTGGCAACGCTTACCGTCAAACTTTGACTTTGATTCCACGTTGGTCGATGGTGTGGGACTACGCACTGGGGGCACTGGTCCCGTCGTCTGCTTTTCATTCATTAAGCCAGGAATTCTACGTCCAAACAGTCCATCGTGGACAATATACAGATGGAAGTCAAAGTTTATCTCTGCCGCCAGCTTCTGCAGCAAGTCCATCGATAGACCGTAACAGCAGCGTTTGCTgaagggcgaaaaaaaaacattagtaAATAAGGAGGGCACACATCCCGACTTTACCATGAGAGTTGGCCATACTCACCGATAAAGCGGATATGCCTGATGGCGGTCCTCGTTATAGAGATGCGGTGCCGGATCGATCTCCCTCAAACGGTTACGCCGCTCGATTTCGTTGAACATCAACGTCAGGTTGTGACGACCGGTGGTATATATCTGGTAGCATATGAGGCCCCGAAGGCATTCGCCCTCCTCGTTTACCGGCGATTCCATTACGAATGGTGGCGCCACTGAAACTACCACTCGGAAcattgtttttgctttaccGGATAGACCTAGGGATGAGTTGAATATGTTAAGTTTAATGGTTCTTTTCAGTAAACCGAGTTAACATTTTGACATGTGGAAAATAGATGGAAGTggtcttctccttcttcttgcccgttaagggcttacgagactttttccatatgtgtacgtggatagtcaatcctctcgtacaggggaggggtccggtctcggttgggattcgaacccacgccgttgaggtggtgagcctcggcgatcatgggccgattttctaaccggcgctaccgctcggctgtcgcgaacCCCAGATGGGTCTTGCCCACTTTTTGAAAGTCGATGGAAATGTATAACTCACCCGAAACGGTAACATCTCCACCAGGCCAAATAATCGTATCCAGGTGGACCGATCGTCCCGTTATCAGCCCTACCCTCCGCCATTTTGTCGCGATGCCCAAATTGCCTTTCTCCGTATCCGTACCGATTGTTCCGGATCCGCTGGCCGTACCGTTCGTCGATGTGCCGTAGTGTTTGCCATGCGACGAATTATCACCGGAGTGGTCTGGTTTGGTTGATGATTGTCTCGTTGTTGGCACCAGgttcaatatttcaaaatggctTACAAGCGATTTTTCGATAAATCCACTCGCTATCGGAAATCCTGAGAGTGCTTGGCGTGCGTTTGTTTGGAGGTTTCTggaaaaaaaccacaacagATCAATAGAGTTCAACTGATGAAGACACATTTTCATTGTCTTTTATACCGTGCAAAGTTGTACGCTTTCGTCTGCTCTGCTCGGTTGATCGAACCCATACATCCTCCTTTGTAGCGAGTggcaccgccaccaccaccaccactacgaCCACGTCCACGGTCGCCACTTCCTGCCGGTCCTCCGCGGTCCGTATTATACTTATGGTTTGTGGGCGCTGACCACCAGGTGCTTTGGCGTTTAACTCTAGAACTATTTGTACTACCGACATCACTGAA
Coding sequences within:
- the LOC131266194 gene encoding uncharacterized protein LOC131266194 gives rise to the protein MNVTYDIISPVSNSSANFSDVGSTNSSRVKRQSTWWSAPTNHKYNTDRGGPAGSGDRGRGRSGGGGGGATRYKGGCMGSINRAEQTKAYNFARNLQTNARQALSGFPIASGFIEKSLVSHFEILNLVPTTRQSSTKPDHSGDNSSHGKHYGTSTNGTASGSGTIGTDTEKGNLGIATKWRRVGLITGRSVHLDTIIWPGGDVTVSGLSGKAKTMFRVVVSVAPPFVMESPVNEEGECLRGLICYQIYTTGRHNLTLMFNEIERRNRLREIDPAPHLYNEDRHQAYPLYRKRCCYGLSMDLLQKLAAEINFDFHLYIVHDGLFGRRIPGLMNEKQTTGPVPPVRSPTPSTNVESKSKFDAQSGRSLKRGSKLKQAQAAANASRDEISYYPFEFSTAPPVRTRQQWNGVIGDLMSGTADLSFAPLSVSKARSEVIDFTIPYFHGGVSLLAAPETSTDIPLLAFLLPFSPELWIAIFTSLNVTAVAVAIYEWLSPFGLNPWGRQRSKNFSMSSALWVMWGLLCGHLVAFKAPKSWPNKFLINVWGGFSVIFIASYTANIAALIAGLLFHNEGKYYEMSMLTQRVGSPIATAAESYVQQNDKRLWEHMKKYQLQSIDEGIQRLKNGTIDLLMCDTPILDYYRGTDQSCSLQRIGDNYIEDSYAIGMSKGFPLKKTMSALISKYSHDGYLDILTAKWYGDLPCFRLDREMAQPKPLGVTAVAGVFLLLGVGMVLGVLILIIEHVFYKYTLPILRHQPKDTIWKSRNIMFFSQKLYRFINCVELVSPHHAAKELVHTIRQGQITSLFQKSVKRKEDEQRRRRKSKAQFFEMIQEIRRNIKLNRVQLDTDVDVDASLSATSESTSQALLPEAHPVGGGRLSVSASASRRASPGQRLRAGFGFGKRDANASASKSSSFASSLNVRRFSTDSIISERLGTIGRRLSRDAATSSPPDLSHHFETFGKGGGVSKEASKFDTYSGKNNSKESIVAVFKCDTFNGKLSAGQDTVDAGASSNSATSVNKDTGRVMPEGEEKPVLPVKTRKRSRRSPLNLELYESSRRRLIPINERVAQGLAPPFLEADTGSALLRDKLHEELRLKYGQTRWKGSSSGNGASESVENGGVESIKSTENQAGSSKRRPNRRL